In Salana multivorans, a single genomic region encodes these proteins:
- a CDS encoding AAA family ATPase, translated as MSQRPVLHLMVGLPGVGKTTLARRIEAEDRALRLTPDEWMLPLFGHHDPDGKRTVLEGRFIATAYQALRGGLSVVLDLGCWSPHERFAIRDVAERAGARFELHVLEVPEPVRRERAAARQRRDPTAHFPISDAEHDAYLASFQRPGVDELDGRPLPAPPAPFPSWAAWASDNWPSLPRLDQAEGDGSGW; from the coding sequence GTGAGCCAGCGTCCCGTCCTGCACCTGATGGTCGGGCTCCCGGGTGTGGGCAAGACGACGCTGGCGCGTCGGATCGAGGCGGAGGACCGCGCGCTCCGGCTCACCCCCGACGAGTGGATGCTGCCGCTGTTCGGCCACCACGACCCGGACGGGAAGCGCACCGTCCTCGAGGGCCGCTTCATCGCGACCGCGTACCAGGCGTTGCGCGGCGGCCTCTCGGTGGTCCTCGACCTCGGCTGCTGGAGCCCGCACGAGCGGTTCGCGATCCGCGACGTGGCGGAGCGCGCGGGTGCGCGGTTCGAGCTGCACGTCCTGGAGGTGCCGGAGCCCGTGCGTCGTGAGCGCGCCGCCGCGCGGCAGCGCCGCGATCCGACGGCGCACTTCCCGATCTCCGACGCGGAGCACGACGCCTACCTGGCCTCGTTCCAGCGCCCGGGCGTCGACGAGCTCGACGGCCGGCCGCTCCCGGCGCCACCCGCGCCGTTCCCGAGCTGGGCGGCGTGGGCGTCGGACAACTGGCCGTCGCTCCCGCGGCTGGACCAGGCGGAGGGCGACGGCTCCGGGTGGTGA
- a CDS encoding mycoredoxin: MSTPALPAEGTVTMFTTTWCGYCRILKSAMQREGVPYTEVNIEEVPGTAEFVESVNGGNQTVPTVLFPDGSALTNPSVAQVKAALSAS, from the coding sequence ATGAGCACACCCGCGCTTCCCGCCGAGGGCACCGTCACGATGTTCACCACGACGTGGTGCGGCTACTGCCGCATCCTGAAGTCGGCGATGCAGCGCGAGGGCGTGCCCTACACCGAGGTCAACATCGAGGAGGTCCCGGGGACCGCGGAGTTCGTCGAGTCCGTCAACGGCGGCAACCAGACGGTGCCGACGGTGCTCTTCCCCGACGGCTCGGCCCTCACGAACCCGTCGGTCGCCCAGGTGAAGGCGGCGCTCTCCGCGTCCTGA
- a CDS encoding phosphotransferase translates to MSGHLTPRWSAPFLAALATVAVPGLEAVATRRPRIVTPTVEITGVLDSDGGSWIVRAPRDAATGAAMMAESELLRLLAREHLPFALAVPAGFAEIDDAGRAVVHRALTGRELDLSTLRPGPGLAASLGAALAALHEVDVAAVTAVDLPTYDAAECRTRLLAELDEMAASRRVPTVLLRRWEEALEDVRSWRFRPAVVHGDLASDRVLTESGQVTAMTDFVSAHVGDPAVDLGWLVAAAPEDALESVLESYDLHRAAGSDAQLLVRAQLYSELALGRWLLHGVRAGDRTVVADAEEMLTELADAVSSAGPGYPE, encoded by the coding sequence GTGTCCGGACATCTCACGCCCCGCTGGTCGGCGCCGTTCCTCGCGGCGCTGGCGACCGTGGCCGTCCCCGGCCTCGAGGCGGTGGCCACGCGGCGGCCGCGGATCGTGACGCCGACGGTCGAGATCACGGGAGTCCTCGACTCCGACGGCGGGAGCTGGATCGTGCGGGCCCCGCGCGACGCGGCGACCGGCGCCGCGATGATGGCCGAGTCCGAGCTGCTGCGGCTGCTCGCCCGCGAGCACCTCCCGTTCGCGCTCGCCGTTCCCGCGGGGTTCGCCGAGATCGACGACGCCGGCCGCGCCGTCGTGCACCGTGCCCTCACGGGCCGGGAGCTCGACCTGTCGACGCTGCGACCCGGCCCCGGGCTGGCCGCATCCCTCGGTGCCGCGCTCGCCGCGCTGCACGAGGTGGACGTGGCCGCCGTCACCGCGGTCGACCTGCCGACCTACGACGCGGCCGAGTGCCGCACGCGACTGCTCGCTGAGCTGGACGAGATGGCGGCCTCGCGGCGCGTGCCGACCGTGCTGCTGCGCCGGTGGGAGGAGGCGCTGGAGGACGTGCGGAGCTGGCGCTTCCGGCCGGCCGTCGTGCACGGCGACCTCGCCTCCGACCGCGTGCTCACCGAGAGTGGCCAGGTCACGGCGATGACCGACTTCGTCTCGGCGCACGTCGGGGACCCGGCCGTCGACCTGGGCTGGCTCGTGGCGGCGGCGCCGGAGGACGCGCTGGAGTCCGTGCTGGAGTCCTACGACCTGCACCGCGCCGCCGGCAGCGACGCGCAGCTCCTCGTCCGCGCGCAGCTCTACTCCGAGCTCGCGCTCGGGCGCTGGCTCCTGCACGGCGTGCGCGCGGGTGACCGGACCGTCGTCGCCGACGCCGAGGAGATGCTCACGGAGCTGGCCGACGCCGTCAGCTCCGCCGGTCCCGGGTACCCGGAGTAG
- a CDS encoding ATP-dependent helicase, translated as MTTTPVLTPPGRVSDPARSVVVDAVLTGGHHVVYGAPGSGKSTTAVELLATLAEREDVGLDEVLLLAPTRQAATRLRDAVSRRLARTTGRVVARTPASFAFSLLRQRAALLGEAPPMLLTGADQDAALADLLAGHTAGEGRDPGWPADVPAEALGLATFRHELRDVLMRAAEAGWDGADLAEMGRRHGRPAWVACGRVMAEYDEVTRLGETTPDRGTRYDVAGIVDEAARALDAWDLDLPRHPRPRWRVVVHDDYQDATMATARLLEVLARDGARIVVLGDPDTAVQTFRGGLPALLEEATREPAPRVGGDVLGGDVIDGGAGGDGGGASAGGGWPMIRTAGAFGARRHLLPTVWRGDELLRTVVEAATDGLPALGETARRRSRAADGAASRGERGPRGAARPDPAAVSDADRSAGADRGSSVEVAVTASIGEEGRLVAHHLRRHRLAGGIGWDRMAVLARSSGQLAALRRGLRAAGVPVAVSRDVPLAAEQAVRPLLRVLEVLTEETLGAEAAAELLLSPLGGLDPVGLRALRRALRAHEVRSGGRRPSDELLIEAIESPDGVLPELRVAEPARRAVERVARMLGSGARALDGPGDVESVLWAVWEASGRAEPWRRLALGDGVSAERAHADLDAVVALFRAAEGFAERREGGRPHQFLEYLRAQDFATDTLAGTGEREAVEVLTVASAAGREWDVVVVAGVQEDVWPDLRLRTRLLDPVGVSDLATGRGAGPVRPIDARRAVLWDERRLFASAVSRTHRHLLVTAVQDNDTRPSVFLDVVDPRDPLSDELRPTVAAPPALDLRGLVARLRREVLDAARETVRAEATAHSGASGAAGGAGAARGAAAASLLATLARAGVPGADPREWWGRAASTDAPAWGPQEPVPVRPSSLVMLGTCSLRWALEAAGAQAGSSLDADVGTLVHAIAAELPEGTREEMLAELDARWDTLRLPDTWAGRRRREEAERMIGLLAAYVAGIPRGSVETEVAFEVRIGRADLVGRVDRIERTGDGGARIVDLKTGKSPIPVAEADAHAQLAAYQAAVAAGGFGDDVHADGARLVYVGGARRAAAIRDQAAPEDDWPARLVAEAAETMASAEFLATTGSQCQTCPVRTSCPARPSGDRVVGR; from the coding sequence ATGACGACGACACCGGTGCTCACGCCGCCGGGGCGGGTGAGCGACCCGGCCCGGTCGGTCGTCGTCGACGCCGTCCTCACGGGCGGCCACCACGTCGTCTACGGGGCGCCCGGCAGCGGGAAGTCGACCACGGCGGTCGAGCTGCTCGCCACGCTCGCGGAGCGCGAGGACGTCGGCCTCGACGAGGTCCTGCTGCTCGCGCCGACCCGGCAGGCGGCCACCCGGCTGCGCGACGCGGTCAGCCGACGGCTGGCCCGGACCACCGGGCGGGTCGTCGCGCGAACGCCGGCGTCGTTCGCGTTCTCGCTGCTGCGCCAGCGCGCGGCGCTGCTCGGCGAGGCGCCTCCCATGCTGCTCACCGGGGCCGACCAGGACGCGGCGCTCGCGGACCTGCTCGCCGGCCACACGGCCGGCGAGGGGCGGGATCCGGGCTGGCCCGCCGACGTCCCGGCCGAGGCCCTCGGGCTCGCGACGTTCCGGCACGAGCTGCGGGACGTGCTCATGCGTGCGGCCGAGGCGGGCTGGGACGGCGCCGACCTCGCCGAGATGGGGCGTCGCCACGGGCGCCCGGCGTGGGTCGCGTGCGGTCGGGTCATGGCGGAGTACGACGAGGTGACCCGGCTCGGTGAGACGACCCCGGACCGCGGGACCCGGTACGACGTCGCGGGCATCGTCGACGAGGCGGCGCGTGCGCTCGACGCGTGGGACCTGGACCTGCCGCGGCACCCGCGGCCGCGGTGGCGCGTCGTGGTGCACGACGACTACCAGGACGCCACGATGGCGACCGCCCGCCTGCTCGAGGTGCTCGCGCGGGACGGGGCGCGGATCGTCGTGCTGGGCGACCCGGACACGGCCGTCCAGACGTTCCGCGGCGGCCTGCCGGCTCTGCTCGAGGAGGCGACGCGCGAGCCGGCCCCGCGCGTCGGCGGCGACGTGCTCGGCGGGGACGTCATCGACGGGGGCGCGGGCGGCGACGGTGGCGGCGCGAGCGCGGGCGGCGGCTGGCCGATGATCCGCACCGCCGGTGCCTTCGGCGCGCGACGGCACCTGCTGCCGACGGTGTGGCGTGGCGACGAGCTGCTGCGGACCGTCGTCGAGGCGGCGACGGACGGCCTGCCCGCGCTGGGCGAGACGGCGCGGCGACGAAGCCGCGCGGCGGACGGAGCCGCGTCGCGCGGGGAGCGCGGCCCGCGGGGCGCTGCCCGACCGGACCCCGCCGCGGTGAGCGACGCAGACCGGAGCGCGGGCGCGGATCGGGGCTCCAGCGTCGAGGTCGCGGTGACGGCGAGCATCGGCGAGGAGGGCCGGCTCGTCGCCCACCACCTGCGTCGGCACCGACTCGCCGGGGGCATCGGCTGGGACCGGATGGCCGTGCTGGCCCGGTCGAGCGGGCAGCTCGCGGCCCTGCGACGGGGACTGCGGGCCGCCGGCGTTCCCGTGGCGGTGAGCCGGGACGTGCCGCTCGCGGCGGAGCAGGCCGTGCGCCCCCTGCTGCGGGTGCTCGAGGTGCTGACCGAGGAGACGCTGGGCGCGGAGGCCGCGGCCGAGCTGCTGCTCTCGCCGCTCGGCGGGCTGGACCCGGTCGGCCTGCGCGCCCTGCGCCGTGCCCTGCGGGCGCACGAGGTGCGCTCCGGTGGCCGCCGCCCGAGCGACGAGCTGCTGATCGAGGCGATCGAGTCGCCCGACGGCGTGCTGCCGGAGCTGCGCGTCGCGGAGCCGGCGCGCCGGGCCGTCGAGCGCGTGGCCCGGATGCTCGGCTCGGGTGCGCGCGCCCTCGACGGGCCTGGGGACGTCGAGTCCGTGCTCTGGGCGGTGTGGGAGGCCAGCGGACGGGCCGAGCCGTGGCGCCGACTCGCGCTGGGCGACGGCGTCTCGGCCGAGCGCGCCCACGCGGACCTCGACGCGGTCGTCGCGCTGTTCCGCGCCGCCGAGGGCTTCGCCGAGCGACGCGAGGGCGGGCGCCCGCACCAGTTCCTCGAGTACCTGCGCGCGCAGGACTTCGCGACCGACACGCTCGCCGGGACGGGGGAGCGGGAGGCGGTCGAGGTGCTGACGGTCGCCTCGGCGGCCGGCCGGGAGTGGGACGTCGTCGTGGTCGCGGGTGTTCAGGAGGACGTCTGGCCCGACCTGCGGCTGCGCACGCGGCTGCTCGACCCGGTGGGTGTCAGCGACCTCGCGACCGGCCGCGGCGCGGGACCCGTGCGCCCGATCGACGCGCGCCGCGCGGTGCTGTGGGACGAGCGGCGGCTGTTTGCCTCGGCCGTCTCCCGGACGCACCGCCACCTGCTCGTGACCGCCGTGCAGGACAACGACACGCGTCCCTCCGTGTTCCTCGACGTCGTCGACCCGCGCGACCCGCTGAGCGACGAGCTGCGTCCGACGGTCGCGGCCCCGCCGGCGCTCGACCTGCGCGGGCTCGTCGCCCGCCTGCGGCGCGAGGTGCTGGACGCCGCGAGGGAGACCGTGCGGGCGGAGGCCACCGCACACTCCGGTGCCTCGGGTGCGGCCGGCGGCGCCGGAGCCGCGAGGGGAGCCGCGGCTGCCTCGCTGCTCGCGACGCTCGCCCGGGCCGGCGTCCCGGGGGCCGACCCGCGGGAGTGGTGGGGTCGGGCGGCCTCGACCGATGCGCCGGCCTGGGGGCCGCAGGAGCCCGTCCCGGTCCGCCCGTCCTCCCTCGTCATGCTCGGGACCTGCTCGCTGCGCTGGGCGCTCGAGGCGGCTGGCGCCCAGGCGGGGTCGTCGCTCGACGCCGACGTCGGCACGCTGGTCCACGCCATCGCGGCCGAGCTGCCCGAGGGCACGCGCGAGGAGATGCTCGCCGAGCTCGATGCGCGGTGGGACACCCTCCGGCTGCCGGACACCTGGGCCGGTCGGCGGCGGCGCGAGGAGGCGGAGCGGATGATCGGGCTCCTCGCCGCGTACGTCGCGGGGATCCCCCGCGGCAGCGTGGAGACCGAGGTCGCGTTCGAGGTCCGGATCGGGCGAGCCGACCTCGTCGGGCGCGTCGACCGGATCGAGCGAACCGGGGACGGCGGGGCGCGCATCGTCGACCTCAAGACCGGCAAGAGCCCCATCCCCGTCGCGGAGGCGGACGCCCACGCGCAGCTCGCCGCCTACCAGGCCGCCGTCGCGGCCGGAGGCTTCGGTGACGACGTCCACGCCGACGGCGCCCGGCTCGTGTACGTCGGTGGTGCGCGGAGGGCCGCGGCGATCCGCGACCAGGCGGCGCCCGAGGACGACTGGCCCGCCCGGCTCGTCGCGGAGGCGGCGGAGACCATGGCGTCCGCCGAGTTCCTCGCTACGACCGGGTCGCAGTGCCAGACGTGCCCCGTGCGCACGAGCTGCCCGGCCCGGCCGAGCGGCGACCGGGTGGTGGGGCGATGA
- a CDS encoding UvrD-helicase domain-containing protein codes for MSARDVATVEGSAGGGGVRAVSGAEGVRLGAVELAALLGTNRPTDEQIAVIEAPLEPLLVVAGAGSGKTATMTDRVVWLVANGLVEPAEVLGLTFTRKAAAELASRVEKRLRLLARELPELFGPADSGVDWVTQRPRISTYNAYAAALVQDHGLRLGIEADLTLLTEAGRLQLASEVVDRWAGQLDTPLAVSTVVGAVASLAGEMSEHLLDPDAVARRLREIALELASAEPAGSKRVPYADVQKVIDSLEARAQLMPLIAEMQRLKRERGAIDFADQVAAAARLGREFPLVAARERETARVVLLDEYQDTSVAQLEMLRGLFGDGHPVTAVGDPHQGIYGWRGASAGSLLSFPEHFPRADGEPARLATLSTSWRNDEAILAAANETSAPLRASTRLAVPELRARPGAGPGEVRWLYAADTEAETAAMARAIAQRWRPGHGTAAVLCRKRAWFEPLRAAFAALGVPAQVVGLAGLLETPAVSDVRAALTAAFDPSRGDALARLLTGPAFRLGIADLLALQSLARERTAGRGEGAGRREEAENASIVEALDVLPEPGWRAGDGRELSAAGHARLVEARTLVRQIRSLAHLGLADLVVAVEQLLGLDLELVAHGGAGRRGRADLDELVDVAADFEAGATAPTLGGFLAYLDAAQEHERGLDVPAGEPDPARVQILTMHAAKGLEWSVVGVVGLAEKEFPGLGGSVDEPTSSGWLTALDALPYELRGDADHLPDLGGEPGATHRDVDEARERFRVEDGARALREERRLAYVAFTRAERSLVLSGSWWSTRKEPDAPSRFLLALVREGLAQPVDGVEPEVLDGPPERPESAASRPVVWPVEQDPDETAALRRAQRMVELADPVDLVIPGRAGDPEAPDRDPAAAERSSVAPGTPVGPGAPDDRAAGAPDDRAAAVAGVPSPPPVTWGDAGEDALVARWRWEAGALLAERDLASGGRVVTAPEHLSASAVVALASDPETFARDRRRPMPTPPRAAARRGTRFHAWLERHYSRAALIDVDELVGEEIGSDEELEALREAFLASPWAQREPIAIEEDVTTPVAGVEIRCRIDAVFPGGPGEDCDVHIVDWKTGHEPAGERARRARELQLAMYRLGWSRLHGIRLERIAASFHYVGEGVTLAAPRLGEEEVTDLLERHLAELASLGSGGSG; via the coding sequence ATGAGCGCCCGGGACGTCGCGACCGTCGAGGGCAGCGCCGGCGGGGGCGGTGTCCGCGCGGTCTCCGGTGCGGAGGGCGTGCGGCTCGGCGCGGTCGAGCTGGCCGCGCTGCTGGGCACCAACCGGCCGACGGACGAGCAGATCGCCGTCATCGAGGCGCCGCTGGAGCCGCTGCTCGTGGTCGCCGGCGCCGGCTCGGGCAAGACCGCCACGATGACGGACCGGGTGGTCTGGCTCGTGGCGAACGGCCTCGTCGAGCCAGCCGAGGTGCTCGGTCTCACGTTCACCCGCAAGGCGGCGGCCGAGCTCGCGAGCCGCGTCGAGAAGCGCCTGCGCCTGCTCGCCCGGGAGCTGCCGGAGCTGTTCGGCCCGGCCGACTCCGGTGTGGACTGGGTGACCCAGCGGCCCCGCATCTCCACCTACAACGCCTACGCCGCGGCACTCGTCCAGGACCACGGCCTGCGGCTCGGCATCGAGGCCGACCTCACGCTGCTCACCGAGGCCGGTCGCCTCCAGCTCGCCAGCGAGGTGGTCGACCGCTGGGCCGGCCAGCTCGACACCCCCCTGGCGGTCAGCACCGTCGTCGGGGCGGTGGCGTCCCTCGCCGGGGAGATGAGCGAGCACCTGCTCGACCCCGACGCGGTGGCGCGGCGGCTGCGCGAGATCGCGCTCGAGCTCGCGTCGGCCGAGCCGGCGGGGAGCAAGCGCGTCCCGTACGCGGACGTGCAGAAGGTCATCGACTCGCTCGAGGCGCGCGCGCAGCTCATGCCGCTCATCGCCGAGATGCAGCGACTCAAGCGGGAGCGCGGCGCCATCGACTTCGCCGACCAGGTCGCGGCCGCGGCGCGCCTCGGCCGCGAGTTCCCGCTCGTCGCGGCACGGGAGCGGGAGACGGCGCGCGTCGTCCTGCTCGACGAGTACCAGGACACCTCCGTCGCCCAGCTCGAGATGCTGCGCGGGCTGTTCGGCGACGGGCACCCCGTGACGGCCGTCGGCGACCCCCACCAGGGCATCTACGGCTGGCGAGGGGCGTCGGCCGGGTCGCTCCTGTCGTTCCCCGAGCACTTCCCCCGGGCGGACGGCGAGCCGGCGCGGCTCGCCACGCTCTCCACGTCGTGGCGCAACGACGAGGCGATCCTCGCCGCGGCCAACGAGACGTCGGCACCGCTGCGCGCCAGCACGCGCCTCGCGGTGCCGGAGCTGCGCGCGCGACCGGGGGCCGGCCCCGGCGAGGTGCGCTGGCTCTACGCGGCGGACACCGAGGCCGAGACCGCGGCCATGGCGCGCGCCATCGCGCAGCGCTGGCGTCCCGGGCACGGTACGGCGGCCGTCCTGTGCCGCAAGCGCGCCTGGTTCGAGCCGCTGCGCGCCGCGTTCGCTGCGCTCGGCGTTCCGGCCCAGGTGGTCGGGCTCGCCGGCCTGCTCGAGACGCCGGCGGTGAGCGACGTCCGGGCCGCGCTGACCGCGGCGTTCGACCCGTCGCGCGGCGACGCGCTCGCCCGGCTGCTCACCGGTCCGGCGTTCCGGCTCGGGATCGCCGACCTGCTCGCGCTCCAGTCGCTCGCGCGCGAGCGGACGGCCGGCCGGGGCGAGGGCGCCGGACGACGCGAGGAGGCCGAGAACGCCTCGATCGTCGAGGCGCTGGACGTGCTGCCGGAGCCCGGCTGGCGGGCCGGCGACGGACGGGAGCTGAGCGCGGCCGGCCACGCCCGGCTCGTCGAGGCGCGGACGCTCGTGCGGCAGATCCGCTCGCTCGCCCACCTGGGCCTGGCCGACCTCGTCGTCGCCGTCGAGCAGCTCCTCGGCCTCGACCTGGAGCTCGTGGCTCACGGCGGTGCCGGCCGGCGCGGTCGGGCCGACCTCGACGAGCTGGTCGACGTCGCCGCCGACTTCGAGGCCGGTGCCACCGCGCCGACGCTCGGCGGCTTCCTCGCGTACCTCGACGCGGCGCAGGAGCACGAGCGCGGGCTCGACGTCCCGGCGGGCGAGCCCGACCCCGCGCGGGTCCAGATCCTCACGATGCACGCGGCGAAGGGGCTCGAGTGGAGCGTCGTCGGCGTCGTCGGCCTCGCGGAGAAGGAGTTCCCCGGGCTCGGCGGGTCCGTCGACGAGCCCACGAGCAGCGGCTGGCTCACGGCGCTCGACGCGCTGCCCTACGAGCTGCGGGGGGACGCCGACCACCTGCCCGACCTCGGGGGCGAGCCCGGGGCGACCCACAGGGACGTCGACGAGGCGCGCGAGCGGTTCCGGGTGGAGGACGGCGCGCGGGCGCTGCGCGAGGAGCGCCGGCTCGCCTACGTCGCGTTCACCCGGGCCGAGCGCAGCCTCGTCCTGTCCGGATCGTGGTGGAGCACCCGCAAGGAGCCGGACGCGCCGAGCCGGTTCCTCCTCGCCCTCGTGCGCGAGGGACTCGCGCAGCCGGTCGACGGGGTCGAGCCCGAGGTGCTGGACGGGCCGCCCGAGCGCCCGGAGTCGGCCGCGAGCCGGCCGGTCGTCTGGCCGGTCGAGCAGGACCCGGACGAGACGGCCGCCCTGCGGCGCGCGCAGCGGATGGTCGAGCTGGCCGACCCCGTGGACCTGGTGATCCCGGGTCGCGCCGGCGACCCCGAGGCGCCGGACCGCGATCCTGCTGCCGCGGAGCGCTCGTCGGTGGCTCCGGGCACTCCGGTCGGCCCGGGAGCGCCGGACGACCGGGCGGCGGGAGCGCCGGACGACCGGGCGGCGGCCGTCGCCGGCGTTCCCTCCCCGCCCCCCGTGACGTGGGGCGACGCGGGAGAGGACGCGCTGGTCGCGCGGTGGCGGTGGGAGGCCGGGGCGCTGCTCGCGGAGCGCGACCTCGCCTCCGGCGGGCGCGTCGTGACGGCACCCGAGCACCTGTCGGCCTCCGCCGTCGTCGCGCTGGCGAGCGACCCCGAGACCTTCGCGCGGGACCGCCGCCGACCGATGCCGACGCCGCCGCGCGCCGCGGCCCGTCGAGGTACCCGCTTCCACGCCTGGCTGGAGCGGCACTACTCCCGCGCGGCGCTGATCGACGTCGACGAGCTGGTGGGCGAGGAGATCGGGTCCGACGAGGAGCTCGAGGCGCTCCGCGAGGCCTTCCTCGCCTCACCCTGGGCGCAGCGCGAGCCGATCGCGATCGAGGAGGACGTGACGACCCCGGTCGCGGGCGTCGAGATCCGGTGCCGGATCGACGCGGTGTTCCCCGGCGGTCCCGGGGAGGACTGCGACGTGCACATCGTGGACTGGAAGACGGGTCACGAGCCCGCCGGTGAGCGTGCCCGCCGCGCCCGCGAGCTGCAGCTCGCGATGTACCGGCTGGGCTGGTCGCGGCTGCACGGCATCCGGCTCGAGCGGATCGCCGCATCCTTCCACTACGTCGGCGAGGGCGTCACGCTGGCGGCCCCGCGGCTGGGGGAGGAGGAGGTCACCGACCTGCTCGAGCGTCACCTCGCCGAGCTGGCGTCGCTCGGGTCCGGGGGGAGCGGTTGA
- a CDS encoding M23 family metallopeptidase → MSRPHRPGDRSRDGAPASIDVAFPFTGAWLVRNSPANRVPSHGTSAFATAYAIDFVPVSDSGRTAPVGPRSLVRSEAAERFPGFGRPILAPVEGIVLKVHDGEPDHPAHRGLPSIRYALTQRRRAAAGWAALAGNHVLIDSGGVVVALCHLQRDSIEVAPGQRVRVGDAVARCGNSGNSTEPHLHLQAIDHPDVTHADAVRLTFEGSLPTNGTIVRGRARRRHAD, encoded by the coding sequence ATGAGTCGGCCACATCGCCCCGGCGATCGGAGCCGCGACGGGGCGCCCGCCTCGATCGACGTCGCCTTCCCCTTCACCGGCGCCTGGCTCGTCCGGAACAGCCCGGCGAACCGCGTTCCCAGCCACGGCACGTCGGCCTTTGCCACGGCCTACGCCATCGACTTCGTGCCGGTGTCGGACTCGGGCCGCACGGCACCGGTCGGACCACGCTCGCTCGTGCGCTCCGAGGCCGCCGAACGGTTCCCCGGCTTCGGTCGTCCGATCCTCGCCCCCGTCGAGGGCATCGTCCTGAAGGTTCACGACGGCGAGCCCGACCATCCCGCCCATCGCGGCCTGCCCTCGATCCGGTACGCGCTGACCCAGCGCCGCCGAGCAGCCGCGGGATGGGCTGCGCTCGCCGGGAACCACGTCCTGATCGACAGCGGCGGCGTCGTCGTCGCGCTGTGTCACCTGCAGCGAGACAGCATCGAGGTCGCACCCGGTCAGCGGGTCCGGGTCGGGGACGCGGTCGCCCGCTGTGGCAACTCGGGCAACAGCACCGAGCCCCACCTCCACCTCCAGGCGATCGACCATCCCGACGTCACCCACGCCGACGCGGTGCGCCTGACGTTCGAGGGTTCCCTGCCGACCAACGGCACGATCGTCCGGGGGCGGGCCCGGCGCCGCCACGCGGACTAG
- the nudC gene encoding NAD(+) diphosphatase yields MPGPRPPALPEPLALNRASIDRAGIERTAPGTLEAALADPATRVLLVDGARVAILREPDGDGVGAPRLALVGPAARRGEGETFYLGRDDAGAYVAWSCDLDEALPDAPTVSPAGPPGTRDRAPGGVTIASLRDVGHLLDDRDTGLATAAVALSQWRRTHRHCPRCGARTRLVEGGWAARCDVDGHVVYPRTDPAVIMAVHDGTGRILLARSVAWPERRRSVLAGFVEAGEAPEAAVRREVAEEVGLEIGRVAYAGAQPWPFPASLMLGFHAWVAGPPGDERVVDRADVPDPAPDGIEITHADWFTREELAAELADGSVRLPMRTSIALALVESWYGRELPAG; encoded by the coding sequence ATGCCCGGCCCGAGGCCCCCGGCACTGCCCGAGCCGCTGGCGCTCAACCGCGCGAGCATCGACCGCGCGGGCATCGAGCGGACGGCGCCCGGGACGCTGGAGGCCGCGCTCGCCGATCCCGCGACCCGGGTCCTCCTCGTCGACGGCGCGCGCGTCGCGATCCTCCGCGAGCCGGACGGCGACGGCGTCGGTGCGCCGCGGCTCGCGCTCGTCGGCCCGGCGGCTCGGCGCGGCGAGGGGGAGACCTTCTACCTCGGCCGCGACGACGCGGGCGCCTACGTCGCGTGGAGCTGCGACCTGGACGAGGCGCTGCCGGACGCCCCGACGGTGTCACCGGCCGGGCCGCCCGGGACGAGGGACCGCGCGCCCGGGGGCGTGACGATCGCGTCGCTGCGGGACGTCGGACACCTCCTGGACGATCGCGACACGGGACTCGCGACGGCGGCGGTCGCGCTGTCGCAGTGGCGTCGCACGCACCGGCACTGCCCGCGGTGCGGGGCGCGGACCCGGCTCGTCGAGGGCGGCTGGGCCGCGCGGTGCGACGTCGACGGTCACGTGGTCTACCCGCGGACCGACCCCGCCGTCATCATGGCGGTCCACGACGGGACCGGGCGGATCCTCCTCGCCCGCTCGGTGGCGTGGCCGGAGCGTCGGCGCTCGGTGCTCGCCGGCTTCGTCGAGGCGGGCGAGGCGCCAGAGGCCGCGGTGCGGCGCGAGGTGGCCGAGGAGGTCGGGCTCGAGATCGGCCGCGTCGCGTACGCGGGCGCGCAGCCGTGGCCGTTCCCGGCCTCGCTCATGCTCGGGTTCCACGCGTGGGTCGCCGGCCCGCCGGGCGACGAGCGCGTCGTCGACCGCGCCGACGTGCCGGACCCGGCACCCGACGGCATCGAGATCACGCACGCCGACTGGTTCACCCGCGAGGAGCTGGCGGCGGAGCTCGCGGACGGGAGCGTCCGGCTGCCGATGCGGACGTCGATCGCGCTCGCGCTCGTCGAGTCCTGGTACGGCCGGGAGCTCCCGGCGGGGTGA